TGTATCACTTCTGCTCCGCTTTGTCAAGCACTTTTTTAAGATTCTTTTCATCTTTTTTCGTGCCTATCAGCCCCTTGCTTCCGTGCGCCGCTCCGTTTTCGGCGGCTTTTGTATTGTAACATGCACGTATGCTTTTGTCAAGCCCTTTTTTGATATTAATTCATTTTTTTGTTTATTTTAATGTTATTCGCGCTTTTCTTACTCGTGTATTCCTTTTCAGTAATGTAATAAGACCGTTAATCGTTTTAAATAGCAGTCCATGTCCCTCTTTCTATATATAAAGAAGCAGATTTACGAATAAGAGATATCATTCTGTAATTTTCAAGCTCCGATGGTTTTAATAAATAAAAAGCTCAAAAAAACGGTAAAGCCGACGATATTACCCGTCACTCCACCGTTAATACTGATATATTTTTTGTTATTACTTTAAAGCTGTTATTTTTCAAATTTCGGTATACCATCCAGCCGCTTCATGAGCAAAGCAAATTGCTCCGGAGTCAATGCCTGAGCTCCGTCACATTTTGCGCATTCAGGCGATATATGAACCTCTATTATTAATCCGTCCGCTCCGATTGCTTTCGCAGCCGCGGCAAAAGGAGCGACAAAATCTGATTTTCCAGCGGCGTGGCTCGGATCTATTATTACCGGAAGATGCGTCATTTCCTTTAATATCGGAACTGCGCATAAATCAAGAGTAAAGCGCGTTTCAGTTTCAAATGTGCGTATTCCTCTTTCGCATAATATTACATTCGGATTTCCGCCTGCAAGAATGTATTCCGCACTGTAAAGCAGCTCTGATACGGTATTCGCAAACCCGCGCTTAAGCAGAACAGGCTTTTTTATCTTTCCAAGCGCTCTTAAAAGTTCATAATTCTGCATATTACGCGCTCCTATCTGAAGCACATCAATGCTTTCAAACGATTCAAGCTGAGATACATCGGTTATTTCAGAAACAACCGGCAGTCCTGTCAGTGCGCGTGCTGAAGCAAGGAACTTGATTCCCTTTTCTCTCAGCCCGCTGAAAGCATAAGGCGAGGTACGCGGCTTGAATGCTCCTCCGCGTAAAATACGAGCGCCGGCTTCTTTTACTTTCTCAGCTGTCAGCAACAGCGTTTCGCGATCATCAACGGTACATGGACCGGCAATGACGGTAAAACCACCATCGCCGATAGCTGTATTCCCGATTCGCACAACGGTATCCTGAGGGTGGTTATCACGCTTTGACAGTATCAGTTCATTTTCTATGATCATTTTATAATGAAATGCTTCGGCATTCCGTTTACATATTCCAGATTTACTTCTCCGGCAATCAAAGGAAGCAGATATTTAACGCATGTATCGGTTACATTGCTTCCATCCGGTGTTATAAATTCGGCGGGTACTTTTTTTATTTTGTTTGCGACCTCTTCAATTCCAATTAGCTTTGTAACGCATGAATATTTATCTCCCTGCGTTCTGACTAATGCAACAAATTTGCCTGTTTCGCCTTTTATTCCCGCGGCGGCCGCCGTGCGTCCGACCAGGACAGCCTCGGTTATATCGGTAAGCGACGCTATATGAGAAGCGCAGCGCTGCAAAAGGTTGAATTCTATGGATCTTACTTTACAGCCGATACGTTCCCGTACAATCATTTCAAGCGTTTTTCCGGTGCCTGAAAGATATTTGTGCCCGAAAGCATCCTTCATTTCACCGCGTTCCTGTGCGGAAATATACTTGCCGTCTTTATCGCGTATTCCTTCGGAAACCGCGATGAGAACCGAATTTTTCTGTTTTAAAAGCAGCTCTGTCCTGTTTATGAAATTCTCCGTATCAAACGAAACCTCGGGAAGATAAACCAAATCGGGTGCATCAAGCGGATTTATCGCGCGAGGAAGCGCGGCGGCGGCGGTGAGCCATCCGGCGTCTCTTCCCATGATCTCGCAGATCACGACGGATTTAAGATCGTAAACCGGCAGGTCGCGGGCGATTTCTGAAATAGATGCGGCGATGAATTTAGCGGCCGAACCGTAACCGGGCGTATGATCCGTTCCGACAAGGTCGTTATCTATAGTCTTCGGAACTCCTACCGCATATAATTCTTTATGGTTTGCTTTGGCATATAACGAAAGCTTATATACCGTGTCCATCGAATCGTTTCCGCCGATATAAAACAAATATTTAATATCCAGCTCTTCAAAAATATCAAAAATCTTTTCATATAGAGGTCTTGATGCGGAGTCATGCGGATCGGGCAGCTTTTTACGGCACGAACCGAGCGCGGCCGATGGCGTCATTTCTAATTCATGAAGCTCTTTATCTGATGGCAGAATATCAAAAAGCGACGCGAAACGTCTGGCGAGTATACCGTCGATTCCGTTTTTAGCTCCGTATAGCATCCCGATCCTGCCGCTTTCGATGCAACCGCGTATTACCCCAGAAAGTGTCGCGTTAATTGCGGCAGTTGGTCCACCCGATTGTCCGACAACGGCATTGTGTTTTATTATATTATCCATGTCTGCTCCTGCTTTTACCTGTTGGACGAGTATATGTTGTCATTGTTCCTGCACTATCTGAGCCAGGTCATAAGGCGTTTCCTGATATACGAAATAATTCAGCCAATTGGCAAAGAGAAGGTGTGCATGTGATCTCCATCTGTTCAAAGGACGTTTTGCGGGATCGTCATCGGGAAAATAATTATATGGCATTTCTATGTCAAGCCCCTTATCTCTGTCGCGAAAGTATTCTTTCATAAGAGTGTCATAATCATACTCCACATGACCGGTAATGAAAACGTTCCTTCGGCTCTTTGAAGCCACAAGAAAAACGCCGGCCTTATCCGAATAGCTCAACAGCTCCACCTTCGGGCAATTGAGAATATCTTCGGCGGAAACAAATGAATGGCGCGAATGCGGCGCAAGGAACACCTCGTCAAAGCCCTTTACAAGATCGTGAGAAGGATTTACCAAAGCGTGTTCAAATACACCGAACACCTTCTTTTCCGCCGGATATTTATTTATGCCGTAGTTGAAATACAACCCGGCCTGAGCACCCCAGCATATATACATCGTAGAATGAACGTTCTTCTTTGACCAGCGCATCATATCACAAAGCTCGTCCCAATAATCAACTTGCTCAAATTCAAGATTTTCAACCGGAGCGCCTGTTATTATCATGCCGTCAAATTTTTCGTTTTTTATATCGTCAAAGCTCTTATAAAAGCTGTCAAGATGAGAAGAAGGTGTATTTTTCGATATATGAGTATTCATTTTCAACAGAGTGATGTCGATCTGAATCGGTGTGTTCGATAAAAGCCGGAACAGCTGAGTCTCTGTCACGACCTTTGTCGGCATCAAGTTTAAAATCACAATACGCAGAGGACGGATATCCTGATGCTGCGCACGGTTTTCATTC
The sequence above is a segment of the Oscillospiraceae bacterium genome. Coding sequences within it:
- the aroF gene encoding 3-deoxy-7-phosphoheptulonate synthase gives rise to the protein MIIENELILSKRDNHPQDTVVRIGNTAIGDGGFTVIAGPCTVDDRETLLLTAEKVKEAGARILRGGAFKPRTSPYAFSGLREKGIKFLASARALTGLPVVSEITDVSQLESFESIDVLQIGARNMQNYELLRALGKIKKPVLLKRGFANTVSELLYSAEYILAGGNPNVILCERGIRTFETETRFTLDLCAVPILKEMTHLPVIIDPSHAAGKSDFVAPFAAAAKAIGADGLIIEVHISPECAKCDGAQALTPEQFALLMKRLDGIPKFEK
- a CDS encoding 6-phosphofructokinase produces the protein MDNIIKHNAVVGQSGGPTAAINATLSGVIRGCIESGRIGMLYGAKNGIDGILARRFASLFDILPSDKELHELEMTPSAALGSCRKKLPDPHDSASRPLYEKIFDIFEELDIKYLFYIGGNDSMDTVYKLSLYAKANHKELYAVGVPKTIDNDLVGTDHTPGYGSAAKFIAASISEIARDLPVYDLKSVVICEIMGRDAGWLTAAAALPRAINPLDAPDLVYLPEVSFDTENFINRTELLLKQKNSVLIAVSEGIRDKDGKYISAQERGEMKDAFGHKYLSGTGKTLEMIVRERIGCKVRSIEFNLLQRCASHIASLTDITEAVLVGRTAAAAGIKGETGKFVALVRTQGDKYSCVTKLIGIEEVANKIKKVPAEFITPDGSNVTDTCVKYLLPLIAGEVNLEYVNGMPKHFIIK
- the metA gene encoding homoserine O-succinyltransferase → MPIKIPNALPAREILEHENIFTMNENRAQHQDIRPLRIVILNLMPTKVVTETQLFRLLSNTPIQIDITLLKMNTHISKNTPSSHLDSFYKSFDDIKNEKFDGMIITGAPVENLEFEQVDYWDELCDMMRWSKKNVHSTMYICWGAQAGLYFNYGINKYPAEKKVFGVFEHALVNPSHDLVKGFDEVFLAPHSRHSFVSAEDILNCPKVELLSYSDKAGVFLVASKSRRNVFITGHVEYDYDTLMKEYFRDRDKGLDIEMPYNYFPDDDPAKRPLNRWRSHAHLLFANWLNYFVYQETPYDLAQIVQEQ